The Cloeon dipterum chromosome X, ieCloDipt1.1, whole genome shotgun sequence genome includes a window with the following:
- the LOC135945278 gene encoding phosphatase and actin regulator 2 isoform X6 — protein MAEKENMTDEVEAQSVVCDNSIFNSTLSPKTSHSVEGLSSELKEPSPNDTARSKNGTSQLNFQEKRQIIASSLSLTDFISARSKSNTSTPENKKMNGGGPVRTGSLGSAKARTPPVERKSKLSALGRLFKPWKWRRRKRSEKFEATSKSLERKMSMRAHREELVQKGILLPDSSLDTIDASTEDAHKQIKAEDAPEALEDSSSTGPSQLPDSNIPDVMPTLMSEGGMAERPRTLHVTPALKANRKAFEMAAESAAAAGHNSYPASPSNPTVTTVMQTRGGSLNRGTYGLASIAFEAAAAANKAAAAYAANHQHHQQQQLPPMMPSVSNLKPPSTPPPMSYNHAYLTLSQLPEPPIPIMEVGLIPPPAMFSSNSDTPETISEEPMRPLGPNNGIYTMEPINFAEYYEEDSEPNSDDSDKGGTAVDEEEETENEREMVAARIGLISSASGGIRVMRSITSDKENARPTQVTVTQTTQQQLQFMLAPSNDSDSDSSGDDHLLNNRLSVRVARKDSLALKIAMRPSRQELIDRNIIPCTSEFERQMNKEAVGARLIRRLSMRPTQEELEERNILKKQSPAEEKQQKEEKKRVLLRKLSFRPTVEELKEKKIIRFNDYIEVTCAQDYDRRADKPWTRLTPKDKAAIRKELNEFKSSEMEVHAQSKHLTRYHRP, from the exons ATggctgaaaaagaaaatatgacAGACGAAGTGGAAGCCCAGTCTGTTGTATGTGATAATTCGATATTTAACTCCACACTCTCGCCCAAGACGTCGCACAGTGTTGAAG GATTGTCGTCAGAACTGAAGGAACCGTCACCCAACGACACGG CTCGATCAAAGAATGGCACATCGCAGCTTAACTTCCAAGAAAAAAGGCAGATTATTGCCTCGTCGTTATCTCTCACCGACTTTATCTCGGCCAGGAGCAAATCAAACACCAGCACTCCTGAGAATAAAAAGATGAATGGCGGAGGTCCCGTGAGGACGGGCAGCTTAGGCAGCGCGAAAGCTAGGACGCCGCCGGtagaaagaaaatcgaaattGTCCGCGTTGGGCAGACTTTTCAAACCATGGAAGTGGCGGAGGAGAAAGCGGTCAGAAAAGTTCGAGGCCACATCCAAAA GTTTGGAACGGAAAATGTCTATGAGGGCACACAGAGAAGAATTAGTGCAAAAAGGCATTTTACTTCCAGACAGCTCTCTCGACACAATCGATGCATCAACTGAAG ATGCTCACAAGCAAATCAAAGCGGAAGACGCCCCCGAGGCCTTGGAGGATTCGTCCTCCACAGGGCCAAGTCAGCTGCCCGACAGCAACATTCCAGACGTGATGCCGACCTTAATGTCGGAAGGCGGCATGGCCGAGCGGCCGCGCACGCTGCATGTGACACCGGCGCTGAAAGCCAACCGGAAGGCCTTTGAAATGGCCGCCGAGTCGGCGGCCGCAGCTGGCCATAACAGCTACCCTGCCTCGCCGAGCAACCCCACTGTTACCACTGTGATGCAAACGAGGGGCGGCTCCCTCAACAGAGGAACCTATGGCTTGGCGTCGATCGCCTTTgaggcggccgccgcggccaaCAAGGCGGCCGCCGCCTACGCCGCTAATCACCAACATCATCAGCAGCAACAGCTGCCCCCCATGATG CCGTCAGTATCAAACCTGAAGCCTCCTTCAACCCCACCGCCGATGAGCTACAATCATGCTTACCTCACCTTGTCCCAGCTACCTGAGCCGCCGATCCCCATCATGGAGGTGGGTCTGATCCCGCCGCCCGCCATGTTTTCGTCAAACAGTGATACCCCGGAGACCATCTCCGAGGAGCCGATGAGACCCCTCGGGCCCAACAACGGCATCTACACAATGGAACCCATTAACTTCGCAGAATATTACGAAG AAGACTCTGAACCTAATTCTGACGATTCAGACAAGGGTGGGACGGCTGTGGATGAGGAAGAGGAGACAGAGAACGAAAGGGAGATGGTGGCAGCTAGGATAGGTCTCATTAGTAGTGCAAG TGGTGGCATCCGCGTGATGCGTTCGATAACGTCGGACAAGGAGAATGCCCGGCCCACCCAGGTGACTGTGACCCAGACAACTCAGCAGCAGTTGCAATTTATGCTCGCCCCCTCGAACGACTCGGACTCGGACAGCAGCGGGGACGACCACCTTCTCAACAATAGGTTAA GCGTTAGGGTTGCGAGGAAGGATAGTCTAGCACTGAAGATTGCCATGCGGCCGTCAAGACAAGAACTGATCGACAGGAACATAATCCCCTGCACCAGCGAGTTCGAGAGGCAAATGAATAAGGAGGCTGTCGGTGCCAGGCTCATCAGGCGGCTCAGCATGCGACCGACGCAAGAGGAACTGGAGGAGAGGAACATACTGAAAA AACAATCCCCTGCTGaggaaaaacagcaaaaagagGAGAAGAAAAGAGTGTTATTACGAAAACTGTCCTTCCGGCCCACGGTTGAAGAGCTCAAGGAAAAGAAG ATTATAAGGTTCAACGACTATATTGAAGTCACTTGCGCGCAAGACTACGACAGGCGGGCTGACAAACCTTGGACCCGTCTGACGCCCAAGGACAAGGCAGCTATCAGGAAAGAGCTCAACGAGTTTAAGTCTTCCGAAATGGAAGTGCATGCGCAAAGCAAGCACTTGACAAG GTATCACAGGCCATGA
- the LOC135945278 gene encoding phosphatase and actin regulator 2 isoform X4: MAEKENMTDEVEAQSVVCDNSIFNSTLSPKTSHSVEGLSSELKEPSPNDTARSKNGTSQLNFQEKRQIIASSLSLTDFISARSKSNTSTPENKKMNGGGPVRTGSLGSAKARTPPVERKSKLSALGRLFKPWKWRRRKRSEKFEATSKSLERKMSMRAHREELVQKGILLPDSSLDTIDASTEDAHKQIKAEDAPEALEDSSSTGPSQLPDSNIPDVMPTLMSEGGMAERPRTLHVTPALKANRKAFEMAAESAAAAGHNSYPASPSNPTVTTVMQTRGGSLNRGTYGLASIAFEAAAAANKAAAAYAANHQHHQQQQLPPMMPSVSNLKPPSTPPPMSYNHAYLTLSQLPEPPIPIMEVGLIPPPAMFSSNSDTPETISEEPMRPLGPNNGIYTMEPINFAEYYEEDSEPNSDDSDKGGTAVDEEEETENEREMVAARIGLISSASMFHPMQPMLDTSKVEEVPAKEPRFHLLPIKSALKSKDRPQSAVIVANSSGNAVVDAKDSRNSNLIRPRLRISGGIRVMRSITSDKENARPTQVTVTQTTQQQLQFMLAPSNDSDSDSSGDDHLLNNRLSVRVARKDSLALKIAMRPSRQELIDRNIIPCTSEFERQMNKEAVGARLIRRLSMRPTQEELEERNILKKQSPAEEKQQKEEKKRVLLRKLSFRPTVEELKEKKIIRFNDYIEVTCAQDYDRRADKPWTRLTPKDKAAIRKELNEFKSSEMEVHAQSKHLTRYHRP; the protein is encoded by the exons ATggctgaaaaagaaaatatgacAGACGAAGTGGAAGCCCAGTCTGTTGTATGTGATAATTCGATATTTAACTCCACACTCTCGCCCAAGACGTCGCACAGTGTTGAAG GATTGTCGTCAGAACTGAAGGAACCGTCACCCAACGACACGG CTCGATCAAAGAATGGCACATCGCAGCTTAACTTCCAAGAAAAAAGGCAGATTATTGCCTCGTCGTTATCTCTCACCGACTTTATCTCGGCCAGGAGCAAATCAAACACCAGCACTCCTGAGAATAAAAAGATGAATGGCGGAGGTCCCGTGAGGACGGGCAGCTTAGGCAGCGCGAAAGCTAGGACGCCGCCGGtagaaagaaaatcgaaattGTCCGCGTTGGGCAGACTTTTCAAACCATGGAAGTGGCGGAGGAGAAAGCGGTCAGAAAAGTTCGAGGCCACATCCAAAA GTTTGGAACGGAAAATGTCTATGAGGGCACACAGAGAAGAATTAGTGCAAAAAGGCATTTTACTTCCAGACAGCTCTCTCGACACAATCGATGCATCAACTGAAG ATGCTCACAAGCAAATCAAAGCGGAAGACGCCCCCGAGGCCTTGGAGGATTCGTCCTCCACAGGGCCAAGTCAGCTGCCCGACAGCAACATTCCAGACGTGATGCCGACCTTAATGTCGGAAGGCGGCATGGCCGAGCGGCCGCGCACGCTGCATGTGACACCGGCGCTGAAAGCCAACCGGAAGGCCTTTGAAATGGCCGCCGAGTCGGCGGCCGCAGCTGGCCATAACAGCTACCCTGCCTCGCCGAGCAACCCCACTGTTACCACTGTGATGCAAACGAGGGGCGGCTCCCTCAACAGAGGAACCTATGGCTTGGCGTCGATCGCCTTTgaggcggccgccgcggccaaCAAGGCGGCCGCCGCCTACGCCGCTAATCACCAACATCATCAGCAGCAACAGCTGCCCCCCATGATG CCGTCAGTATCAAACCTGAAGCCTCCTTCAACCCCACCGCCGATGAGCTACAATCATGCTTACCTCACCTTGTCCCAGCTACCTGAGCCGCCGATCCCCATCATGGAGGTGGGTCTGATCCCGCCGCCCGCCATGTTTTCGTCAAACAGTGATACCCCGGAGACCATCTCCGAGGAGCCGATGAGACCCCTCGGGCCCAACAACGGCATCTACACAATGGAACCCATTAACTTCGCAGAATATTACGAAG AAGACTCTGAACCTAATTCTGACGATTCAGACAAGGGTGGGACGGCTGTGGATGAGGAAGAGGAGACAGAGAACGAAAGGGAGATGGTGGCAGCTAGGATAGGTCTCATTAGTAGTGCAAG CATGTTCCACCCAATGCAGCCGATGCTTGACACGTCAAAAGTGGAGGAAGTACCTGCAAAGGAGCCAAGGTTCCATCTTTTACCTATTAAGTCTGCACTCAAGTCGAAAGACAGGCCGCAGTCTGCAGTGATTGTCGCTAACTCATCAGGAAATGCTGTGGTAGACGCTAAGGATAGCAGAAATAGCAATCTTATCAG GCCAAGACTGAGGATAAG TGGTGGCATCCGCGTGATGCGTTCGATAACGTCGGACAAGGAGAATGCCCGGCCCACCCAGGTGACTGTGACCCAGACAACTCAGCAGCAGTTGCAATTTATGCTCGCCCCCTCGAACGACTCGGACTCGGACAGCAGCGGGGACGACCACCTTCTCAACAATAGGTTAA GCGTTAGGGTTGCGAGGAAGGATAGTCTAGCACTGAAGATTGCCATGCGGCCGTCAAGACAAGAACTGATCGACAGGAACATAATCCCCTGCACCAGCGAGTTCGAGAGGCAAATGAATAAGGAGGCTGTCGGTGCCAGGCTCATCAGGCGGCTCAGCATGCGACCGACGCAAGAGGAACTGGAGGAGAGGAACATACTGAAAA AACAATCCCCTGCTGaggaaaaacagcaaaaagagGAGAAGAAAAGAGTGTTATTACGAAAACTGTCCTTCCGGCCCACGGTTGAAGAGCTCAAGGAAAAGAAG ATTATAAGGTTCAACGACTATATTGAAGTCACTTGCGCGCAAGACTACGACAGGCGGGCTGACAAACCTTGGACCCGTCTGACGCCCAAGGACAAGGCAGCTATCAGGAAAGAGCTCAACGAGTTTAAGTCTTCCGAAATGGAAGTGCATGCGCAAAGCAAGCACTTGACAAG GTATCACAGGCCATGA
- the LOC135945278 gene encoding phosphatase and actin regulator 2 isoform X7: MAEKENMTDEVEAQSVVCDNSIFNSTLSPKTSHSVEGLSSELKEPSPNDTARSKNGTSQLNFQEKRQIIASSLSLTDFISARSKSNTSTPENKKMNGGGPVRTGSLGSAKARTPPVERKSKLSALGRLFKPWKWRRRKRSEKFEATSKSLERKMSMRAHREELVQKGILLPDSSLDTIDASTEDAHKQIKAEDAPEALEDSSSTGPSQLPDSNIPDVMPTLMSEGGMAERPRTLHVTPALKANRKAFEMAAESAAAAGHNSYPASPSNPTVTTVMQTRGGSLNRGTYGLASIAFEAAAAANKAAAAYAANHQHHQQQQLPPMMPSVSNLKPPSTPPPMSYNHAYLTLSQLPEPPIPIMEVGLIPPPAMFSSNSDTPETISEEPMRPLGPNNGIYTMEPINFAEYYEDSEPNSDDSDKGGTAVDEEEETENEREMVAARIGLISSASGGIRVMRSITSDKENARPTQVTVTQTTQQQLQFMLAPSNDSDSDSSGDDHLLNNRLSVRVARKDSLALKIAMRPSRQELIDRNIIPCTSEFERQMNKEAVGARLIRRLSMRPTQEELEERNILKKQSPAEEKQQKEEKKRVLLRKLSFRPTVEELKEKKIIRFNDYIEVTCAQDYDRRADKPWTRLTPKDKAAIRKELNEFKSSEMEVHAQSKHLTRYHRP; the protein is encoded by the exons ATggctgaaaaagaaaatatgacAGACGAAGTGGAAGCCCAGTCTGTTGTATGTGATAATTCGATATTTAACTCCACACTCTCGCCCAAGACGTCGCACAGTGTTGAAG GATTGTCGTCAGAACTGAAGGAACCGTCACCCAACGACACGG CTCGATCAAAGAATGGCACATCGCAGCTTAACTTCCAAGAAAAAAGGCAGATTATTGCCTCGTCGTTATCTCTCACCGACTTTATCTCGGCCAGGAGCAAATCAAACACCAGCACTCCTGAGAATAAAAAGATGAATGGCGGAGGTCCCGTGAGGACGGGCAGCTTAGGCAGCGCGAAAGCTAGGACGCCGCCGGtagaaagaaaatcgaaattGTCCGCGTTGGGCAGACTTTTCAAACCATGGAAGTGGCGGAGGAGAAAGCGGTCAGAAAAGTTCGAGGCCACATCCAAAA GTTTGGAACGGAAAATGTCTATGAGGGCACACAGAGAAGAATTAGTGCAAAAAGGCATTTTACTTCCAGACAGCTCTCTCGACACAATCGATGCATCAACTGAAG ATGCTCACAAGCAAATCAAAGCGGAAGACGCCCCCGAGGCCTTGGAGGATTCGTCCTCCACAGGGCCAAGTCAGCTGCCCGACAGCAACATTCCAGACGTGATGCCGACCTTAATGTCGGAAGGCGGCATGGCCGAGCGGCCGCGCACGCTGCATGTGACACCGGCGCTGAAAGCCAACCGGAAGGCCTTTGAAATGGCCGCCGAGTCGGCGGCCGCAGCTGGCCATAACAGCTACCCTGCCTCGCCGAGCAACCCCACTGTTACCACTGTGATGCAAACGAGGGGCGGCTCCCTCAACAGAGGAACCTATGGCTTGGCGTCGATCGCCTTTgaggcggccgccgcggccaaCAAGGCGGCCGCCGCCTACGCCGCTAATCACCAACATCATCAGCAGCAACAGCTGCCCCCCATGATG CCGTCAGTATCAAACCTGAAGCCTCCTTCAACCCCACCGCCGATGAGCTACAATCATGCTTACCTCACCTTGTCCCAGCTACCTGAGCCGCCGATCCCCATCATGGAGGTGGGTCTGATCCCGCCGCCCGCCATGTTTTCGTCAAACAGTGATACCCCGGAGACCATCTCCGAGGAGCCGATGAGACCCCTCGGGCCCAACAACGGCATCTACACAATGGAACCCATTAACTTCGCAGAATATTACGAAG ACTCTGAACCTAATTCTGACGATTCAGACAAGGGTGGGACGGCTGTGGATGAGGAAGAGGAGACAGAGAACGAAAGGGAGATGGTGGCAGCTAGGATAGGTCTCATTAGTAGTGCAAG TGGTGGCATCCGCGTGATGCGTTCGATAACGTCGGACAAGGAGAATGCCCGGCCCACCCAGGTGACTGTGACCCAGACAACTCAGCAGCAGTTGCAATTTATGCTCGCCCCCTCGAACGACTCGGACTCGGACAGCAGCGGGGACGACCACCTTCTCAACAATAGGTTAA GCGTTAGGGTTGCGAGGAAGGATAGTCTAGCACTGAAGATTGCCATGCGGCCGTCAAGACAAGAACTGATCGACAGGAACATAATCCCCTGCACCAGCGAGTTCGAGAGGCAAATGAATAAGGAGGCTGTCGGTGCCAGGCTCATCAGGCGGCTCAGCATGCGACCGACGCAAGAGGAACTGGAGGAGAGGAACATACTGAAAA AACAATCCCCTGCTGaggaaaaacagcaaaaagagGAGAAGAAAAGAGTGTTATTACGAAAACTGTCCTTCCGGCCCACGGTTGAAGAGCTCAAGGAAAAGAAG ATTATAAGGTTCAACGACTATATTGAAGTCACTTGCGCGCAAGACTACGACAGGCGGGCTGACAAACCTTGGACCCGTCTGACGCCCAAGGACAAGGCAGCTATCAGGAAAGAGCTCAACGAGTTTAAGTCTTCCGAAATGGAAGTGCATGCGCAAAGCAAGCACTTGACAAG GTATCACAGGCCATGA
- the LOC135945278 gene encoding phosphatase and actin regulator 2 isoform X5, translated as MAEKENMTDEVEAQSVVCDNSIFNSTLSPKTSHSVEGLSSELKEPSPNDTARSKNGTSQLNFQEKRQIIASSLSLTDFISARSKSNTSTPENKKMNGGGPVRTGSLGSAKARTPPVERKSKLSALGRLFKPWKWRRRKRSEKFEATSKSLERKMSMRAHREELVQKGILLPDSSLDTIDASTEDAHKQIKAEDAPEALEDSSSTGPSQLPDSNIPDVMPTLMSEGGMAERPRTLHVTPALKANRKAFEMAAESAAAAGHNSYPASPSNPTVTTVMQTRGGSLNRGTYGLASIAFEAAAAANKAAAAYAANHQHHQQQQLPPMMPSVSNLKPPSTPPPMSYNHAYLTLSQLPEPPIPIMEVGLIPPPAMFSSNSDTPETISEEPMRPLGPNNGIYTMEPINFAEYYEEDSEPNSDDSDKGGTAVDEEEETENEREMVAARIGLISSASMFHPMQPMLDTSKVEEVPAKEPRFHLLPIKSALKSKDRPQSAVIVANSSGNAVVDAKDSRNSNLISGGIRVMRSITSDKENARPTQVTVTQTTQQQLQFMLAPSNDSDSDSSGDDHLLNNRLSVRVARKDSLALKIAMRPSRQELIDRNIIPCTSEFERQMNKEAVGARLIRRLSMRPTQEELEERNILKKQSPAEEKQQKEEKKRVLLRKLSFRPTVEELKEKKIIRFNDYIEVTCAQDYDRRADKPWTRLTPKDKAAIRKELNEFKSSEMEVHAQSKHLTRYHRP; from the exons ATggctgaaaaagaaaatatgacAGACGAAGTGGAAGCCCAGTCTGTTGTATGTGATAATTCGATATTTAACTCCACACTCTCGCCCAAGACGTCGCACAGTGTTGAAG GATTGTCGTCAGAACTGAAGGAACCGTCACCCAACGACACGG CTCGATCAAAGAATGGCACATCGCAGCTTAACTTCCAAGAAAAAAGGCAGATTATTGCCTCGTCGTTATCTCTCACCGACTTTATCTCGGCCAGGAGCAAATCAAACACCAGCACTCCTGAGAATAAAAAGATGAATGGCGGAGGTCCCGTGAGGACGGGCAGCTTAGGCAGCGCGAAAGCTAGGACGCCGCCGGtagaaagaaaatcgaaattGTCCGCGTTGGGCAGACTTTTCAAACCATGGAAGTGGCGGAGGAGAAAGCGGTCAGAAAAGTTCGAGGCCACATCCAAAA GTTTGGAACGGAAAATGTCTATGAGGGCACACAGAGAAGAATTAGTGCAAAAAGGCATTTTACTTCCAGACAGCTCTCTCGACACAATCGATGCATCAACTGAAG ATGCTCACAAGCAAATCAAAGCGGAAGACGCCCCCGAGGCCTTGGAGGATTCGTCCTCCACAGGGCCAAGTCAGCTGCCCGACAGCAACATTCCAGACGTGATGCCGACCTTAATGTCGGAAGGCGGCATGGCCGAGCGGCCGCGCACGCTGCATGTGACACCGGCGCTGAAAGCCAACCGGAAGGCCTTTGAAATGGCCGCCGAGTCGGCGGCCGCAGCTGGCCATAACAGCTACCCTGCCTCGCCGAGCAACCCCACTGTTACCACTGTGATGCAAACGAGGGGCGGCTCCCTCAACAGAGGAACCTATGGCTTGGCGTCGATCGCCTTTgaggcggccgccgcggccaaCAAGGCGGCCGCCGCCTACGCCGCTAATCACCAACATCATCAGCAGCAACAGCTGCCCCCCATGATG CCGTCAGTATCAAACCTGAAGCCTCCTTCAACCCCACCGCCGATGAGCTACAATCATGCTTACCTCACCTTGTCCCAGCTACCTGAGCCGCCGATCCCCATCATGGAGGTGGGTCTGATCCCGCCGCCCGCCATGTTTTCGTCAAACAGTGATACCCCGGAGACCATCTCCGAGGAGCCGATGAGACCCCTCGGGCCCAACAACGGCATCTACACAATGGAACCCATTAACTTCGCAGAATATTACGAAG AAGACTCTGAACCTAATTCTGACGATTCAGACAAGGGTGGGACGGCTGTGGATGAGGAAGAGGAGACAGAGAACGAAAGGGAGATGGTGGCAGCTAGGATAGGTCTCATTAGTAGTGCAAG CATGTTCCACCCAATGCAGCCGATGCTTGACACGTCAAAAGTGGAGGAAGTACCTGCAAAGGAGCCAAGGTTCCATCTTTTACCTATTAAGTCTGCACTCAAGTCGAAAGACAGGCCGCAGTCTGCAGTGATTGTCGCTAACTCATCAGGAAATGCTGTGGTAGACGCTAAGGATAGCAGAAATAGCAATCTTATCAG TGGTGGCATCCGCGTGATGCGTTCGATAACGTCGGACAAGGAGAATGCCCGGCCCACCCAGGTGACTGTGACCCAGACAACTCAGCAGCAGTTGCAATTTATGCTCGCCCCCTCGAACGACTCGGACTCGGACAGCAGCGGGGACGACCACCTTCTCAACAATAGGTTAA GCGTTAGGGTTGCGAGGAAGGATAGTCTAGCACTGAAGATTGCCATGCGGCCGTCAAGACAAGAACTGATCGACAGGAACATAATCCCCTGCACCAGCGAGTTCGAGAGGCAAATGAATAAGGAGGCTGTCGGTGCCAGGCTCATCAGGCGGCTCAGCATGCGACCGACGCAAGAGGAACTGGAGGAGAGGAACATACTGAAAA AACAATCCCCTGCTGaggaaaaacagcaaaaagagGAGAAGAAAAGAGTGTTATTACGAAAACTGTCCTTCCGGCCCACGGTTGAAGAGCTCAAGGAAAAGAAG ATTATAAGGTTCAACGACTATATTGAAGTCACTTGCGCGCAAGACTACGACAGGCGGGCTGACAAACCTTGGACCCGTCTGACGCCCAAGGACAAGGCAGCTATCAGGAAAGAGCTCAACGAGTTTAAGTCTTCCGAAATGGAAGTGCATGCGCAAAGCAAGCACTTGACAAG GTATCACAGGCCATGA
- the LOC135945278 gene encoding phosphatase and actin regulator 3 isoform X3: MAEKENMTDEVEAQSVVCDNSIFNSTLSPKTSHSVEGLSSELKEPSPNDTARSKNGTSQLNFQEKRQIIASSLSLTDFISARSKSNTSTPENKKMNGGGPVRTGSLGSAKARTPPVERKSKLSALGRLFKPWKWRRRKRSEKFEATSKSLERKMSMRAHREELVQKGILLPDSSLDTIDASTEDAHKQIKAEDAPEALEDSSSTGPSQLPDSNIPDVMPTLMSEGGMAERPRTLHVTPALKANRKAFEMAAESAAAAGHNSYPASPSNPTVTTVMQTRGGSLNRGTYGLASIAFEAAAAANKAAAAYAANHQHHQQQQLPPMMPSVSNLKPPSTPPPMSYNHAYLTLSQLPEPPIPIMEVGLIPPPAMFSSNSDTPETISEEPMRPLGPNNGIYTMEPINFAEYYEDSEPNSDDSDKGGTAVDEEEETENEREMVAARIGLISSASMFHPMQPMLDTSKVEEVPAKEPRFHLLPIKSALKSKDRPQSAVIVANSSGNAVVDAKDSRNSNLIRRPRLRIRIPNFSGGIRVMRSITSDKENARPTQVTVTQTTQQQLQFMLAPSNDSDSDSSGDDHLLNNRLSVRVARKDSLALKIAMRPSRQELIDRNIIPCTSEFERQMNKEAVGARLIRRLSMRPTQEELEERNILKKQSPAEEKQQKEEKKRVLLRKLSFRPTVEELKEKKIIRFNDYIEVTCAQDYDRRADKPWTRLTPKDKAAIRKELNEFKSSEMEVHAQSKHLTRYHRP, encoded by the exons ATggctgaaaaagaaaatatgacAGACGAAGTGGAAGCCCAGTCTGTTGTATGTGATAATTCGATATTTAACTCCACACTCTCGCCCAAGACGTCGCACAGTGTTGAAG GATTGTCGTCAGAACTGAAGGAACCGTCACCCAACGACACGG CTCGATCAAAGAATGGCACATCGCAGCTTAACTTCCAAGAAAAAAGGCAGATTATTGCCTCGTCGTTATCTCTCACCGACTTTATCTCGGCCAGGAGCAAATCAAACACCAGCACTCCTGAGAATAAAAAGATGAATGGCGGAGGTCCCGTGAGGACGGGCAGCTTAGGCAGCGCGAAAGCTAGGACGCCGCCGGtagaaagaaaatcgaaattGTCCGCGTTGGGCAGACTTTTCAAACCATGGAAGTGGCGGAGGAGAAAGCGGTCAGAAAAGTTCGAGGCCACATCCAAAA GTTTGGAACGGAAAATGTCTATGAGGGCACACAGAGAAGAATTAGTGCAAAAAGGCATTTTACTTCCAGACAGCTCTCTCGACACAATCGATGCATCAACTGAAG ATGCTCACAAGCAAATCAAAGCGGAAGACGCCCCCGAGGCCTTGGAGGATTCGTCCTCCACAGGGCCAAGTCAGCTGCCCGACAGCAACATTCCAGACGTGATGCCGACCTTAATGTCGGAAGGCGGCATGGCCGAGCGGCCGCGCACGCTGCATGTGACACCGGCGCTGAAAGCCAACCGGAAGGCCTTTGAAATGGCCGCCGAGTCGGCGGCCGCAGCTGGCCATAACAGCTACCCTGCCTCGCCGAGCAACCCCACTGTTACCACTGTGATGCAAACGAGGGGCGGCTCCCTCAACAGAGGAACCTATGGCTTGGCGTCGATCGCCTTTgaggcggccgccgcggccaaCAAGGCGGCCGCCGCCTACGCCGCTAATCACCAACATCATCAGCAGCAACAGCTGCCCCCCATGATG CCGTCAGTATCAAACCTGAAGCCTCCTTCAACCCCACCGCCGATGAGCTACAATCATGCTTACCTCACCTTGTCCCAGCTACCTGAGCCGCCGATCCCCATCATGGAGGTGGGTCTGATCCCGCCGCCCGCCATGTTTTCGTCAAACAGTGATACCCCGGAGACCATCTCCGAGGAGCCGATGAGACCCCTCGGGCCCAACAACGGCATCTACACAATGGAACCCATTAACTTCGCAGAATATTACGAAG ACTCTGAACCTAATTCTGACGATTCAGACAAGGGTGGGACGGCTGTGGATGAGGAAGAGGAGACAGAGAACGAAAGGGAGATGGTGGCAGCTAGGATAGGTCTCATTAGTAGTGCAAG CATGTTCCACCCAATGCAGCCGATGCTTGACACGTCAAAAGTGGAGGAAGTACCTGCAAAGGAGCCAAGGTTCCATCTTTTACCTATTAAGTCTGCACTCAAGTCGAAAGACAGGCCGCAGTCTGCAGTGATTGTCGCTAACTCATCAGGAAATGCTGTGGTAGACGCTAAGGATAGCAGAAATAGCAATCTTATCAG AAGGCCAAGACTGAGGATAAG GATTCCAAATTTCAGTGGTGGCATCCGCGTGATGCGTTCGATAACGTCGGACAAGGAGAATGCCCGGCCCACCCAGGTGACTGTGACCCAGACAACTCAGCAGCAGTTGCAATTTATGCTCGCCCCCTCGAACGACTCGGACTCGGACAGCAGCGGGGACGACCACCTTCTCAACAATAGGTTAA GCGTTAGGGTTGCGAGGAAGGATAGTCTAGCACTGAAGATTGCCATGCGGCCGTCAAGACAAGAACTGATCGACAGGAACATAATCCCCTGCACCAGCGAGTTCGAGAGGCAAATGAATAAGGAGGCTGTCGGTGCCAGGCTCATCAGGCGGCTCAGCATGCGACCGACGCAAGAGGAACTGGAGGAGAGGAACATACTGAAAA AACAATCCCCTGCTGaggaaaaacagcaaaaagagGAGAAGAAAAGAGTGTTATTACGAAAACTGTCCTTCCGGCCCACGGTTGAAGAGCTCAAGGAAAAGAAG ATTATAAGGTTCAACGACTATATTGAAGTCACTTGCGCGCAAGACTACGACAGGCGGGCTGACAAACCTTGGACCCGTCTGACGCCCAAGGACAAGGCAGCTATCAGGAAAGAGCTCAACGAGTTTAAGTCTTCCGAAATGGAAGTGCATGCGCAAAGCAAGCACTTGACAAG GTATCACAGGCCATGA